From Planctomycetota bacterium, the proteins below share one genomic window:
- a CDS encoding metal ABC transporter permease has protein sequence MTLSPGADLFPLLAGVLAALTCGLLGNFLVLRRLSLMGDAISHSVLPGLVIAFIVSATRSPVAMFVGAAAAGVVTVALVELVKRLGRVEPGAAMGVVFSVLFALGVLLVEHAARAVDLDADCVLHGQLETLAWYGAPARWGEVGLTEAINAAPRQVVVLVVACLATAAFVTLLFKELRLAAFDPGLATVQGFSAELLHYALMIFVAIATVASFEAVGSILVIAMLVCPAASARMVTDRLRAQILWSAGFAVAGGVLGYVAASGVPALFGKDSVNAAGSMAVVSGMILAGAIVASPRHGLAAKWLRRRALAGSVGVDDVLGVLFRAREGGRTRVALAALSPLPLGRPLDAVLARAARDGLVTLHAAEVELTGRGLSAAANVVRRHRLWECYLVAEAGVAPDHVHLSAERLEHAPVQPGSDARADPHGRVIPAVSEPPNLGH, from the coding sequence GTGACGCTCTCGCCCGGCGCCGATCTTTTTCCCTTGCTGGCGGGCGTGCTCGCGGCGCTCACGTGCGGGCTGCTGGGCAACTTCCTGGTGCTCCGGCGCCTGAGCCTGATGGGCGACGCGATCAGCCACAGCGTGCTGCCCGGGCTCGTCATCGCGTTCATCGTGTCGGCCACGCGCAGCCCGGTGGCGATGTTCGTCGGGGCGGCGGCGGCGGGGGTGGTGACCGTCGCGCTCGTGGAACTGGTGAAGCGACTGGGGCGGGTCGAGCCGGGCGCGGCGATGGGCGTGGTCTTCAGCGTGCTGTTCGCGCTGGGCGTGCTGCTGGTCGAGCACGCCGCCCGCGCGGTGGATCTCGACGCCGATTGCGTGCTGCACGGGCAGCTCGAGACCCTCGCGTGGTATGGCGCGCCGGCGCGCTGGGGCGAGGTCGGGCTCACCGAGGCGATCAACGCCGCCCCGCGCCAGGTCGTCGTGCTCGTCGTTGCGTGCCTGGCGACGGCGGCGTTCGTCACGCTGCTGTTCAAGGAACTGCGCCTGGCGGCGTTCGACCCCGGGCTCGCGACGGTGCAGGGGTTCAGCGCCGAACTGCTGCACTACGCGCTCATGATCTTCGTCGCGATCGCCACCGTCGCGTCGTTCGAGGCCGTCGGATCGATCCTGGTCATCGCGATGCTCGTGTGCCCGGCGGCGTCGGCGCGGATGGTGACCGATCGGCTGCGCGCGCAGATCCTGTGGAGCGCCGGGTTCGCGGTCGCGGGGGGCGTGCTGGGGTACGTCGCGGCGTCGGGCGTGCCGGCGCTCTTCGGCAAGGACAGCGTCAACGCCGCGGGCTCGATGGCGGTCGTCTCGGGCATGATCCTCGCGGGCGCGATCGTCGCGTCGCCCCGGCACGGGCTGGCGGCGAAGTGGCTCCGGCGCCGCGCGCTCGCCGGCTCGGTAGGCGTCGATGACGTGCTGGGCGTGCTGTTCCGTGCGCGCGAGGGTGGGCGCACGCGGGTCGCGCTGGCGGCGCTGTCGCCCCTCCCGCTCGGGCGCCCGCTCGACGCCGTGCTCGCTCGCGCCGCGCGGGACGGCCTGGTGACCCTGCACGCGGCCGAGGTCGAACTGACCGGGCGCGGGCTGAGCGCCGCGGCGAACGTCGTGCGGCGGCACCGCCTGTGGGAGTGCTACCTCGTCGCCGAAGCGGGCGTCGCGCCGGATCACGTGCACCTGAGCGCCGAGCGCCTGGAGCACGCGCCGGTGCAGCCGGGCTCGGATGCCCGCGCAGACCCGCACGGACGGGTGATCCCGGCGGTGTCGGAGCCCCCCAACCTCGGGCACTGA
- a CDS encoding PAS domain S-box protein: MRRREQVWRLVAEVLGVMVLAEVGAMLVLRATSRTPHEWHVTLLDVTILTLLAGPIVVWRCVATARRWSGRAAAAEASMREMVHDLRRLSLIAERTKSAVIITDAQRRIEWVNEGFTRITGYTIDEVRGKVPGHMLQCDRTDAAAVARIRAALDRGEGCREELVNRAKDGREYVLDIEIQPLRDESGALSGFMAIEMDVTDRRAVEQELAASERRFRMFIEQAPAAVAMLDNRMRYIAHSAQWVKVYGLPAGENLAGRGHYEVFPELPERWRAQFERCLQGESLAQERDALVRADGRVQWLEWDLRPWRQADGSVGGILIFTRDITKAVQQEADLQAQADRLEVTTRAANLGIWDWDVRTGRVQFNDIAQTMLGYEPGEWSSHVREWGKLVHPDDRESVARALGDHLAGRVPEYRCEHRLRRKDGTWTWVLDVGRVTARDEDGRAVRAVGVHVDITAFKNAAEAFRLAQGEAELASRAKSEFLANMSHEIRTPMTAILGYADLLAEMGDRSLAPPGRLDCIETIRRNGEHLLSIINDILDLSKIEAGKMTVEVVPVDARQIVLEVESLMAFKARAKGVELRIRQDTPLPARIRTDPLRLRQILVNLVGNALKFTETGSVTVAMSFAPEASPRLRIEIIDTGIGMSPEQVERLFDSFQQADTSTTRRFGGTGLGLRISRTLATMLGGDVTVTSCVGAGSTFTATVATGDVSDVPMEGPEMLRRPQTPTAETAATPTVGAAALQGVRVLLVEDGPDNQRLIAFHLRKAGADVRVADNGRVALSMLTIADDPGQPLTEPPAFDLVLTDMQMPEMDGYELARALRRKGWTRPVVALTAHAMQGDAAKCYDAGCDAYAAKPIDSQRLVEVCLLSLRRATFGRRAA; this comes from the coding sequence GTGAGGCGACGCGAACAAGTCTGGCGGCTCGTGGCCGAGGTGCTCGGCGTGATGGTGCTCGCCGAAGTCGGCGCGATGCTGGTGTTGCGAGCGACGTCACGCACGCCGCACGAGTGGCACGTCACGCTGCTGGACGTGACGATCCTCACGCTGCTCGCCGGCCCGATTGTCGTGTGGCGATGCGTCGCGACGGCGCGCCGGTGGTCGGGGCGGGCCGCCGCGGCGGAAGCCTCGATGCGGGAGATGGTGCACGACCTTCGGCGTCTGTCGCTCATCGCCGAGCGTACGAAGAGCGCCGTGATCATCACCGACGCGCAGCGGCGCATCGAGTGGGTGAATGAGGGGTTCACGCGCATCACCGGGTACACGATCGACGAGGTGCGCGGGAAGGTGCCCGGGCACATGCTGCAGTGCGACCGCACCGACGCGGCGGCTGTGGCACGCATTCGCGCGGCGCTCGACCGGGGCGAGGGATGCCGCGAGGAGCTGGTGAACCGCGCGAAGGATGGGCGCGAGTACGTGCTCGACATCGAGATCCAGCCGCTGCGCGACGAGTCCGGCGCCCTCTCGGGCTTCATGGCGATCGAGATGGATGTGACGGACCGCCGCGCCGTGGAGCAGGAACTCGCGGCGAGCGAGCGGCGGTTCCGGATGTTCATCGAGCAGGCGCCCGCGGCGGTGGCGATGCTGGACAACCGGATGCGGTACATCGCGCACTCGGCGCAGTGGGTAAAGGTGTACGGGCTGCCCGCGGGCGAGAACCTGGCCGGTCGCGGGCACTACGAGGTGTTCCCGGAGCTGCCGGAGCGCTGGCGCGCGCAGTTCGAGCGGTGCCTGCAGGGCGAGTCGCTTGCGCAGGAGCGTGACGCGCTGGTGCGGGCCGACGGGCGAGTGCAATGGCTGGAGTGGGACCTGCGCCCGTGGCGTCAGGCCGACGGCTCGGTCGGCGGGATACTGATCTTCACGCGGGACATCACCAAGGCCGTGCAGCAGGAGGCGGACCTGCAGGCGCAGGCCGACCGTCTGGAAGTCACGACGCGCGCGGCCAACCTGGGGATCTGGGACTGGGACGTCCGCACGGGGCGCGTGCAGTTCAACGACATCGCCCAGACGATGCTGGGCTACGAGCCGGGCGAGTGGTCGTCGCACGTGCGCGAGTGGGGCAAGCTCGTCCACCCCGACGACCGCGAGAGCGTGGCAAGGGCGCTGGGCGACCACCTCGCCGGCCGCGTGCCCGAGTACCGCTGCGAGCATCGCCTGCGGCGCAAGGACGGGACGTGGACCTGGGTGCTCGACGTCGGGCGCGTGACGGCCCGGGACGAGGACGGGCGGGCGGTGCGCGCGGTGGGCGTGCACGTGGACATCACGGCGTTCAAGAACGCGGCGGAGGCGTTCCGCCTGGCGCAAGGCGAGGCCGAGCTCGCGAGCCGCGCCAAGAGCGAGTTCCTGGCGAACATGAGCCACGAGATCCGCACGCCCATGACCGCGATCCTGGGGTACGCGGACCTGCTGGCGGAAATGGGCGATCGGAGTTTGGCGCCGCCCGGGCGGCTGGACTGCATCGAGACGATCCGGCGCAACGGCGAGCACCTGCTGTCCATCATCAACGACATCCTGGACCTGTCGAAGATCGAGGCGGGAAAGATGACGGTCGAGGTGGTGCCCGTCGACGCGCGACAGATCGTGCTCGAAGTGGAGTCGCTCATGGCCTTCAAGGCGCGGGCGAAGGGCGTCGAACTGCGCATCCGCCAGGACACGCCCCTGCCGGCGCGCATCCGCACCGACCCGCTGCGCCTGCGCCAGATCCTGGTGAACCTGGTGGGCAACGCGCTGAAGTTCACCGAGACCGGCTCGGTCACGGTCGCGATGTCGTTCGCGCCCGAGGCATCGCCGCGTCTGCGCATCGAGATCATCGACACCGGCATCGGGATGTCGCCCGAGCAGGTCGAACGCCTGTTCGACTCGTTCCAGCAGGCGGATACCTCCACCACGCGGCGTTTCGGCGGGACGGGGCTGGGGCTGCGCATCAGCCGCACGCTCGCCACGATGCTCGGGGGCGACGTGACCGTCACGAGTTGCGTGGGCGCCGGAAGCACGTTCACCGCGACGGTTGCGACCGGCGATGTCTCGGACGTGCCGATGGAGGGGCCCGAGATGCTGCGGCGCCCGCAGACCCCGACCGCCGAGACCGCGGCGACGCCCACGGTCGGGGCGGCGGCGCTGCAGGGGGTGCGCGTGCTGCTGGTGGAAGACGGGCCCGACAACCAGCGGCTCATCGCGTTCCACCTGCGCAAGGCCGGCGCGGACGTGCGCGTGGCGGACAACGGACGCGTCGCGCTCTCGATGTTGACGATCGCCGACGACCCGGGCCAGCCGCTCACCGAGCCCCCGGCGTTCGACCTCGTCCTCACCGACATGCAGATGCCCGAGATGGACGGGTACGAACTCGCCCGCGCGCTGCGGCGAAAAGGGTGGACCAGGCCCGTGGTCGCGCTCACGGCCCACGCCATGCAGGGCGACGCGGCGAAGTGCTACGACGCGGGGTGCGACGCGTACGCCGCCAAGCCCATCGACAGCCAACGCCTCGTTGAAGTCTGTCTGCTCTCGCTGCGTCGGGCGACCTTCGGGCGCCGGGCGGCCTGA
- a CDS encoding class I SAM-dependent methyltransferase, translating into MSAPRSPDANQQAAVPFYDATYTRFDKDVYREIRRATWGEDIGQNSWMTAAEQDRFIQWCAVGAQHHLLDIACGSGGPTLRIAERTGAAVTGVDVHPDGIAAARHQAAARSLASNATFVVQDAGRRLEFADATFGFAQIGARASIPLRELGRAGAWILNAGVR; encoded by the coding sequence ATGTCCGCGCCACGCAGCCCCGACGCGAACCAGCAGGCCGCGGTCCCGTTCTACGACGCGACCTACACCCGCTTTGACAAGGACGTGTACCGCGAGATCCGCCGGGCGACGTGGGGCGAGGACATCGGGCAGAACAGTTGGATGACCGCCGCCGAGCAGGACCGCTTCATCCAGTGGTGTGCGGTCGGGGCGCAGCACCACCTGCTCGACATCGCGTGCGGCTCGGGCGGCCCCACCCTCCGGATCGCCGAGCGGACAGGCGCGGCGGTGACCGGCGTCGACGTGCACCCCGACGGCATCGCGGCGGCGCGACACCAGGCGGCGGCGCGAAGCCTGGCATCGAATGCGACGTTCGTGGTCCAGGATGCCGGCCGTCGGCTGGAGTTCGCCGACGCCACGTTCGGCTTCGCGCAGATCGGCGCACGGGCATCGATCCCTCTGCGAGAACTCGGCCGTGCCGGCGCATGGATCCTCAACGCAGGGGTACGGTAA